The DNA window ATGCCATAAAGCAAGCATAGGAACCTCTCTTGCATATAGACTTCTACAAGTCACGGACGGTGGATTCAACACTATTGGATGCACAAAACGTGACTTTCAGAACTACTATCGAGGACTTAGGGAGAAGATAAAGGATGCAGATGCACAATTATTCATTGCACAGCTTGAGAGAAAAAAAGAAGCAAACTCAGCCTTTTTCTATGATTTTGTTGTGGATGAGGAGGGAAAGTTGGTTTATGTATTTTGGGCTGATGCAACAAGTAGGAAAAACTACAGTCATTTTGGTGATCTAGTATCATTTGATGCAACATATAGCACAAATCAATATGGCATGAAGTTTACACCTTTTACTGGTGTGAATCATCATACGCAAAGTGTCTTCTTTGGAGCTGGATTTCTATTGAATGAGAAGATCGAGTCCTATGAGTGGTTGTTCAAAACATTTCTCTCGGCAATGGGGGGCAAAGCACCGAGCCTTATTGTGACTGATGAAGATGCAAGCATGAAAGTAGCAATTGCCTCTACTTTTCCGGAAACAGTTCACAGGTTATGCATGTGGCACATATTGGAGAAGGTTCCTGAAAAGGTTGGGCATGCAAGAAGTAATCAAGAGGAATTTTGGCCTCTTCTGAATGCATGTGTGTGGGGTTCAGAAAATGAAGATGAATTTGAGACGCGATGGAATGCTTTCATAGCTAAGTATGCTCTCGAGAGGAATGAGTGGATGGCTAATAGGTATGCCATCCGTGAGTCATGGGTTCCAGCATACTTGAAACATATACCGCTTTCAGGAATCCTCAGGACCACCTCGAGATCTGAAAGCGCAAATTCATTTTTCAAACGCTTTATCCATCGTAAGTTGTCTTTGGTTGAGTTTTGGCTTAGGTTTGATACAGCCTTGGAATGCCAACGGCAAGAGGAGTTAAAGGAGGATCATGTGAGCCTACATACCACACCTCAATGGATTACACCGTGGCCTATGGAGAAACAAGGTAGCATTCTATACACATGTAATGTGTTTAAAAGATTCCAAACAGAGGTGATAGCTGCTAGAGACCGCTGCTCTGTTGTAAGTATAACACCATTTGAGAGTATAAAAATGGTGTTCATTAATGATGAGAGTAAAAGGGATAGGGTGGTTCGCTGGTGCACAACAAGTATATTTGGTAATTGCTCATGCATGTTATTTGAGACGATGGGAATTCCTTGTCGTCATATCATTTCAGTGGCGAGAGGTGAAAAGCTTCGTGAACTTCCTGAAGCTTACATTCTAAAGAGATTTCAAAAAAGATGCAAAAGGTAAAAACATTATCCTTTTCATGTCGTCATATTATTTTACTACCATTCTAAAGCTTATTATTTACTTGTTCTTTTAGAGATCACGTGTACGATGAGGAAGGCAACCTTTTGGATGAGAAGCCCATAGATGTTGATGAAttggagaaaagaaaaaagatagCCACGGTGCGAAATAAAGTGGAAGATTTGATTCAACACGCGAAGAGTTCAAAAGAAGGCATGGATTTTTTAGTTTCAAGTGTGATGAACATAGAAGCTTCTCTTGGTTCCATTATACCTAACATAGTTCAAACTAGACAACAAGAGTACGAGGGTTTCATTGGATGCCAAATTCCAGAAAAAATAGAGATACATCCACCAACTAATGTTCGGTCCAAGGGAGGTTGTAAAAGAATCAAGAAAGCTAAAGAATTGCCCAAGCCACGGAAGCGAAAGAATGTCAAACAGGATCCACCAGCTCAGTAGGTTGCTGCATTTTGTGCAAGAATGAAAATAGTGTTTTGACAGCGTTGCTAGGCTAGGGTAATGGGACAGGAGGATTTTGGGAACTGAGGGTACCTAGCTATGCTCCAAAGCTTTAGTAAGTCATGGTGTTGTGTTAATTCACATTACCAGAATTATAAGAATCCTTTTGGGCATGTAAATTATAAGCTGTTAATATTCCTTGATTGGGCATGTAAATTATAAGTCATGGTTCTTTACTTGATTGCTTTAGTTGTTTTGTAAATTAGTAGTATAGCCTACTAGCTGCAATGCAAGATGCAGTACTGCACAGTACAGAATTACACCAGGCAGAATCTCTGAAAGCCAATTCCTTTTCTTATCCAGATCAAGTTGCAGAAATTTCACCTTGAAAAAATACAGACTAGAATGCAGACACCATGTACACACTAAACTAGGCATTGCAGCTAATCATCTTGTCCCTGATCGAATCCGAACCCTAAGAACCAACCTTTCAAGTTTCAAGTTTAGAAACGAGGCAGTGTATCCGCTGCGCACGGTCGTTCGTTGCTCAGATGCGCACATTAAAACTCACGCGTCCATCTCTCTTCACATAAGCTGCATTTGACTCTGATCATTCTTTTGCAGCTACATTGACACATCATACATTTCTGATATACAGGTGGAACCCAGCCCTGAATAAAATAGAGAATGATCAAAACATGAGAAACAGCAACGAATGGGTGATGCTGAGGGCCTCCTCTTTCCCCTTCTCTGTCTGTACCTGCTCAACAAAATTTCCATGTGGTCGAGTTACAAGGTCTGCCCTCAAACACAAATGAAGGAGACATTTCTACATCTAAGATTCTAGACTAGCAATATACATACATGTATGGAAATTACCCAATGCCGCCATTAGTGCAAACCCATCCCCCAAGCTTGTCGGATCAATGGACCTCACCAAGCCAACAGCTTTGCTCCAGCCAACCATGATCAAGCTTCCAGCACATCTGTGCTCGGCTGAGCAACTCGATCTATATCCTTCGGCTCCTGCCAGAGGCAATCTTCTCTCCTCTTGATAGCAGGGACATGCCATCAGGAACAATTTTGCTCATCTAACTCCTCAATACCAGGAAGGAGAGAAGATCCGTGctggcccgccgccgcgcgtgctggcccgccgccgcgccgagcctggcccgccgccgcgcgtcctgaccctccgccgcgcctggcccgccgccgcgcctggccctccgccgcgcctggcccgccgccgcgccgtgtgtcctggcccgccgccgcgcctggcccgccgccgcgccgtgcgtgctgccccgccgccgcgccgcgcgtgctcgcccgccgccgcgccgagctggcccgccgccgcgcgtgctggcccgccgccgcgccgcgcgtgctcgcccgccgccgcgccgagcctggcccgccgccgcgccgcgcgtgctggcccgccgccgcgccgagctggcccgccgccgcgcctgctgccccgccgccgagccgcgcgtgctcgcccgccgccgcgccgagcctggcccgccgccgcgccgcgcgtgctcgcccgccgccgcgccgcgcctggcccgccgccgcgccacgcgTGCTCGCCCTCCTGCCTGCCCTCCTCAATCGATTGGGGAATATGCCATAAAATGAACTGCCAAGTCCTATGTGCGGGAGGGGGTAGATAAAAAAACGGAACCCACCCTTGGATGAGAGATGGACGCGTGAGATTTAATGTGCGCATCTGAGCACCTTCTGCTCGTGAGCAGCGGATACACTGCCATTCTTTGGACACTCGCACACACATCACTGCTGCCAATCGAATGGGCACCTCAATTAATTCTTTTCCTCTATAAATATGAATAGTAAAAAAAGAATCACTAGGACAATGTGGCAAATTACACCTGTCTATTGTCAAAGAATGTACACTATACAGTGTGATGCACGAAATTAAGACAGAACTTGAACATCTTGTCAAGCCTGGAACCATTCTGCCCTAGTAGAACCACCATGAAAACTCCAGTCCAGAGCTCTATGAAGCAGAAAATTGTCACGCTGGCGGGACCTCACCATCCATATAAGAGAATATTGAATGAACAGGTGTATTTGTATCTGACAGATTTGATCTACATCATCTATTGAGAGGTTCAAGCTGCACCTCCATCACGCCAGAAGAACTAGATTCTGAATTCCTGGCTGTACCGTCAGGATGCAAAAGATCAACTGAATCATCTTCCTCCGTGTTACCTAATACCCAATGCCCTCTGACGCTTCTGTCACTGCTCCTTCGTTTGACCTCCTTGTATTCCAAGCACAGCACAATAACTATAACTGAAAGCACCCACAGCATTAAGGCCCAAGTCAGCTCCTCTACATTCTCACTGTCATACCTATGGCCTAAATGCTTCATTCCCGTGAAAAGTGCCACGATTCCAACAACAATCGCCGACCTGCCTGTGATAACATGCAGGTACTCCCACAGGATTCGATTCCGAGATGGAACCTCCCCATTAGCTGGTTTACTAGGCCTGAATTTAGCATTCAGTGGCTGCAAAACTGCCAATAATAGGGCCAGCACACCAAACTTAACATGCGCTGAGCTGACAAAGAAGCCACGGAGCTCGGCTGCAGCGAAAAGGACACCAAGGAACATTATAGCAATTCCTGAATACTGCAGATAGACATGTATTTGGTACCAGCCATCACCTTTCAAGCTCTTCAAATACCGGGCAGCCATTATCCCACCAGGAAGCAAGATGCCCCAGGCAACAAACATCATAAACCCATGAACAGCCAGAACAGGACGCAAATCCTGTTCTGCCTCAGCCGAACCTCTCAAAAACAAAACTCGTATAGGCCGGCTGCTTGTGACTGAATGCATGTTATTGTCTGTCAGATCATCTCCTGACCAGCTTGCACCCATGGCCCAAACAACCTTAAGGGGTGTCGTTGGATCAATGATGTTCTTGCATTCTACCTTTCCACTACAAGAAGGTTTAAGAGGGCGTGTAAATTCAAATGTAATAATGCCATTTTCTGACTTACATCGGACAAATGTGATATTCTCAGATGTTGGGTGGATACCTGCTGCACTCTTTCCATCAATCCAATAGGTTTTTACTCGCCCAACCCCATCGTTGCCAATCCAAGCAACATAGGTGTAGCTATTCACCATCCCACTCCCAAACCCAATAGCAAGGTATCCACTTTTCTTCTCGCCACGAGCTGCAATAGATATAGAATCCGCTGACAGACTCCAAAACAAAGTAACCTGTTGATCATCTAAAAAAACGCTGTTATTATACATGTCGCTAAGGCCTCCATCAACCACTTGAACCTTCCATCCCATCTTCTGTTCATACAGTGACTGATAATAGACTAGATCAGGTGTATTCCGATCAGGCAGCCAAACCAGCTCTTTTGGAGTCGCTAGTACACCATGAGCATCAGGCCCACCAGCATATATGACCTCAGTTTTATTCCGTAATGTAGCATTCCCACCAATTGGATCTGAAGTGATATAGAGTGCCACATCATGCCCAGCCTGCACTGAGAACTTCACTGGCACACCCCTCTCGACCTTCAGCAGCGGTGCCTCCTTCTTGTTGATGTAAATCACCTTGTCAGGGTTTGGTGGGTTTGGGTAGCGCACTGCTGGAGCAGATGTGACCAGAAGTGGTGTTTTCCGATCTGCGATGATCCTCTCCTGATCCTCCTTATTGTCTGCATCCAATGGTCCAAGGCAATTGTCCACTGTCTCAGATAAATTCAACCGGACAAACCCATAGGTTGTGTCCTTTGGCCCCCCATGATTCTGTGGGAGGTAGTGCTGCCGCAGCGTGTCCGGCGGCCGCAGCTTCCCAGTGGCCCAAAGCACCTCCATCTCATCCGTGGCACCCACTGGCACGTCATACTTGGTATCGTCAGAATCAAGCTTCCTCACATACCTCACGAAGGACACTCCATCCCGGCGGTGCCCATACACCAGGACTGAATCATTCTTCCCGTCCTCATAGACCTTGTCTGGGCAAACCCCAGACACCGGCGAGTCATCCTTCCCCAGCGTGCACTCGGTGTAGTCGCTTATGTAGTAGTCCTCGGCAAATGGCGTACCTTCCTCTGTGAAGCCGGCGACAACTACATCGGCGTGGATCATGGCGGGGGCGTTGGCCTTGGGGTCCGCCCACCCGAATGCCATGTAGTACTCGGAGCCGATGGCCGCCTCGAGGCCGATCTCGACTGTGCCGGCGGAGGCGTTGAGCGTCCAGCGGAGGCGGTAGGTCTCCGTCCCCGAGAGGGGGATGCAGTTGTCGAACATGGTGGGCGCCCGCTcggtggcagcggcggcggaggtgtcgAGCTCGGAGGCGGTGCCGTTGGGGAGGAAGACGTGCCCGAAGTCGGAGGAGGTGTCGGGGTCGTAGAGCGCGAGGAGGCGCGGGAGCGGGCGCGCGAAGGGGAGCTCGAGGGAGGCGTTCCGGAAGGTGCGGTTGAGCGGGAGCGGCGAgaaggcgcggccggcggcgaggtcggccATGGAAGGGCCGTCGGTGGCCCAGAAGCgcgcggagggggaggcggcgAGGAGGTCGAAGCGGGAGAGCTCGAGCGCGCAGGTGCCGTTGGCAGCCAGGCGCACcgtgccgcggagctggtgctGGAGCATGGTGAGGTCGGCGGAGAAGTTGGCCGTCAGGTTGGTGTGCGGGCACGACGCGGCCCCCGCGGCCGGGGCGGCGAGCGCCGCGGCCAGCAGCGCGCCCGCGAGGAGCGCGAGCAGGGGGGGATCGGCCGCCATGGccgcggccggggcggcggatCGGGATCTGGGGGCGGCAGGTGGCGGAGGGATCTGGAAGCGGAGGGGGTTGGGGGGCTGGGTTactggggaggggagggggaggcgcgaggcgggcgggcggcgatgTGGTGCGGCTCGGTGCGCGCGAGGCGACCGGACGGCGGGCGGATATTGGCGGTCGCAGGGGGGTGGTCCGGTCGCAGGAGGTGGGCGGCTCGCCGGCTGCCGAGATCCACTTGGGTTTGGACGCAGATTCAGTGACTTGCCTCTGGCAAGTCACAATGTAACTTACCATCTACGCATCTATACCCTCTAAATCGTATCCAGCATCTGTCCTTCCTCTTGGATCAAAATAAAGGAAAAACAATAGTTGAGCCCACATGTCAGCCTCAGCTCGTTCTTCTTCTACCTCCACTCATCCGACGAGTTGCGGCCTGCGCATCCTCCCCGGCGAatctcaccgccgccgctttgATGGACCTGGAGGCCCTCGACGTCATCGACAAGCGGGAGCAGCTTGCGCTCGCCGGTGATGAGGTTGAGCAGGCACATCTCACCGGAATTGTCCTCGATGTCGCACCGCACGCGCAGCCTACGAGCACGAACTGGCGCGAGGTCACGAGCGGGCGAGGCTTGCTGGGAGAGTGGCCACGAGGACCTCGCGGGGCACACGAGTAGCCAGCCATGGTTGTGGTCCGCGGCAACATTGGTGGGGAGAAGCCTGGGACAGTCAGGGCACGGTTCGCTAAAGTCCCTCCTGTGCGACCGCTACAAGCTTCGTCCATTCTCCAAAATTCAAACTCCTAATCTATATGCAACATAAATTGATCGGTCATGTGGCCTACTCATGACCGATTTTGCCAATCCCGTCAAGCAATTTGAGTTAATTCAGTTCGATTTCCAACAATAGGGGCACGAACAAGCTCAGTACTCGTGGTTTGGCCGTGGGGAAGATCAATGCAGGTCCTTTGTAGCTGGTTTGGCCATAGGAACATGGATGCAAATTTTCATGGCTGCGGCGGCTAGGCATGCGGATCCTGCGGAGGCGGCAACGACAACCTCTGATGCTCCCGGCGGCAGCAGGTCTCCCACACCTCCCTCGCCTCTACGGCATGCCGTCGGCGTCCCGGTCCTGCAGTCCTCTTCTCCGGTGCAGCAAGGCGTGGCTCCATGCGGGGGGAGGGAGTCCATGGCGGTGCGAACGAGCGCCGCGAGTACCGAGCGGTCTTTCTAAGTTGCTTAGTACTGGTAGGAAGGACGAAACTTGAGTGGTAAGTTACAACCAGCCGTTGAATGTGATTTGTACGGTGGATGCAGGCAGGTAAGTTGCAACGTGACTTGCTGAAGGAAAGTCACTTAATCCTCCCCCAGTTTGGTCAGggtcgggcgcggcggcggtgggggcgaCTGGTGCGGATGCGTCCGAAGGTGCGATACCGGTAGCCAAGCACAAGCAACCACACTGCAAGGTGCAGAGCTAGAAAATTCCTGGCAGGAATCTTGTTACTTTCTTGCCTTCATTTTAATGGAGGGTTATATCGTAAAGAAAAATATTCCTCCTCTCGTTAGCTGTACTGAAAAATCTGATGTAACTGTAACTTTGGGGTGCTTCGTCAGCTTATGAAAGAGGACGCAATCTTCTTTCGAAAAACTGTGAATGCAATTTACTCTTCCAGAAATTCTATAAAGTTGCCGCGTCTACCTATCTAAGATAATTCAAGGTAAAAAGGACTTGTGAAACAATTTGCTTAGACTACATGTAATGGAACAAAGGGACCGATGCTTGGTATGTTAGCTACCTGTATTTTGGCTGGCTGGCTAAAGGCATTCTTTGCTTGATCAGGAGGCAAGGGGGGTATTAAGAAAGTTCTAGAGGATTGATGTCTTTGACTTTGACTGTTTTCCATATTTTTGCTATAAGAGTATCTTCAAGAGTCTAGCCAAATCTCACTCTCTATATTTTCCATTTAGTTATCCATTTAGCCATGATTCCTTCTCCATATTTCGGTAAACTCCAACGGACTAGCCAAATC is part of the Panicum hallii strain FIL2 chromosome 2, PHallii_v3.1, whole genome shotgun sequence genome and encodes:
- the LOC112882832 gene encoding cytochrome b561, DM13 and DOMON domain-containing protein At5g54830-like encodes the protein MAADPPLLALLAGALLAAALAAPAAGAASCPHTNLTANFSADLTMLQHQLRGTVRLAANGTCALELSRFDLLAASPSARFWATDGPSMADLAAGRAFSPLPLNRTFRNASLELPFARPLPRLLALYDPDTSSDFGHVFLPNGTASELDTSAAAATERAPTMFDNCIPLSGTETYRLRWTLNASAGTVEIGLEAAIGSEYYMAFGWADPKANAPAMIHADVVVAGFTEEGTPFAEDYYISDYTECTLGKDDSPVSGVCPDKVYEDGKNDSVLVYGHRRDGVSFVRYVRKLDSDDTKYDVPVGATDEMEVLWATGKLRPPDTLRQHYLPQNHGGPKDTTYGFVRLNLSETVDNCLGPLDADNKEDQERIIADRKTPLLVTSAPAVRYPNPPNPDKVIYINKKEAPLLKVERGVPVKFSVQAGHDVALYITSDPIGGNATLRNKTEVIYAGGPDAHGVLATPKELVWLPDRNTPDLVYYQSLYEQKMGWKVQVVDGGLSDMYNNSVFLDDQQVTLFWSLSADSISIAARGEKKSGYLAIGFGSGMVNSYTYVAWIGNDGVGRVKTYWIDGKSAAGIHPTSENITFVRCKSENGIITFEFTRPLKPSCSGKVECKNIIDPTTPLKVVWAMGASWSGDDLTDNNMHSVTSSRPIRVLFLRGSAEAEQDLRPVLAVHGFMMFVAWGILLPGGIMAARYLKSLKGDGWYQIHVYLQYSGIAIMFLGVLFAAAELRGFFVSSAHVKFGVLALLLAVLQPLNAKFRPSKPANGEVPSRNRILWEYLHVITGRSAIVVGIVALFTGMKHLGHRYDSENVEELTWALMLWVLSVIVIVLCLEYKEVKRRSSDRSVRGHWVLGNTEEDDSVDLLHPDGTARNSESSSSGVMEVQLEPLNR